One window of Sulfurospirillum sp. 1612 genomic DNA carries:
- the thiC gene encoding phosphomethylpyrimidine synthase ThiC gives MSATLEHLKEMKTSTIQNLPNSQKVYDQGSSPDILVPMRKITLSPTLSSDGKKEENPPLYVYDTTGPYTDPNATIDLHRGLNPLRAPWINARHDSEPLTDFSSSYWHTRHQDTALDTLRFPNIPKPKRAQKGRNITQMHYAKAGIITPEMEFVAIRENCKIEEMKQSGHLYKQHQGEHFGANLPEFYTPEFVRDEIASGRAVLPANINHPESEPMIIGRNFRVKINANIGNSATSSSIEEEVEKMIWATRWGADTVMDLSTGANIHETREWIIRNCAVPIGTVPIYQALEKVHGVAENLTWEIFRDTLIEQAEQGVDYFTIHAGVRLAYIPLSAKRLTGIVSRGGSIMAKWCLHHHKESFLYEHFEEMCEIMKAYDVAFSLGDGLRPGSIYDANDDAQFAELETLGELTKIAWDHDVQVMIEGPGHVPMQKIKENMEKELQDCMQAPFYTLGPLTTDIAPGYDHITSAIGAAQIGWYGTAMLCYVTPKEHLGLPDKDDVKEGIITYKIAAHAADLAKGFAGAQIRDNAMSKARFEFRWFDQFNIGFDPERALAFHDEELPTEGAKIAHFCSMCGPKFCSMKISQDIRDYAENKGIENLDEAFENGMQEQSDKFKETATHRIGEIYQKL, from the coding sequence ATGAGTGCAACATTAGAACATCTCAAAGAGATGAAAACATCCACAATCCAAAACCTTCCCAATTCCCAAAAAGTTTATGACCAGGGTAGTAGCCCTGATATTTTGGTGCCAATGCGCAAGATTACCTTAAGTCCCACACTCTCAAGTGATGGCAAAAAGGAGGAAAATCCACCACTTTATGTCTATGATACCACCGGTCCTTATACCGACCCTAATGCCACCATTGATTTGCATCGCGGTTTAAATCCACTACGTGCGCCTTGGATTAATGCGCGACATGACAGTGAACCACTCACAGACTTTAGCTCATCTTATTGGCACACGCGTCATCAAGATACCGCGCTTGATACTCTAAGATTTCCCAATATTCCCAAACCAAAACGCGCCCAAAAAGGTCGAAATATCACACAAATGCACTACGCAAAAGCGGGAATTATCACCCCAGAGATGGAATTTGTCGCCATTCGAGAAAATTGTAAAATCGAAGAGATGAAACAAAGTGGCCATCTTTATAAGCAACATCAAGGCGAGCATTTTGGTGCCAATTTACCAGAATTTTATACACCCGAATTTGTCCGCGATGAAATCGCTAGCGGTAGAGCTGTACTGCCTGCAAATATCAATCATCCTGAGAGTGAGCCGATGATTATCGGACGAAATTTTAGGGTTAAAATCAATGCCAATATCGGTAACTCTGCCACGTCATCGTCTATCGAAGAAGAAGTGGAGAAGATGATTTGGGCGACGCGTTGGGGTGCCGATACCGTGATGGATCTCTCAACGGGTGCTAATATTCACGAAACCAGAGAGTGGATTATCCGCAATTGTGCGGTGCCCATCGGTACGGTGCCGATTTATCAAGCGCTTGAAAAAGTGCATGGGGTTGCTGAAAACCTTACGTGGGAAATCTTCAGAGATACACTTATCGAACAAGCCGAACAGGGAGTGGATTATTTTACCATTCACGCTGGTGTGCGCTTAGCTTACATTCCCCTAAGCGCCAAAAGATTGACAGGAATCGTCTCTCGTGGGGGTTCTATCATGGCAAAATGGTGTCTACATCATCACAAAGAGAGCTTTTTGTATGAGCATTTTGAAGAGATGTGTGAGATCATGAAAGCCTATGATGTGGCCTTTTCACTAGGTGATGGTTTGCGACCGGGATCTATCTATGATGCCAACGATGATGCCCAATTTGCAGAACTTGAAACACTGGGGGAACTCACGAAAATCGCATGGGATCATGATGTGCAAGTCATGATAGAAGGTCCCGGCCATGTTCCGATGCAAAAGATTAAAGAAAATATGGAAAAAGAGTTGCAAGATTGCATGCAAGCGCCTTTTTATACACTCGGGCCCCTCACGACCGATATTGCGCCAGGATATGATCATATTACTTCGGCCATCGGAGCAGCACAAATTGGCTGGTATGGTACTGCAATGTTGTGTTATGTCACGCCCAAAGAGCATTTGGGATTGCCTGATAAAGATGATGTCAAAGAGGGAATCATCACTTATAAAATCGCCGCGCATGCCGCAGATCTTGCTAAAGGCTTTGCGGGAGCACAAATACGAGATAATGCCATGAGTAAAGCACGATTTGAGTTTCGATGGTTTGATCAATTTAACATCGGTTTTGATCCAGAACGCGCACTTGCCTTTCATGATGAAGAGTTGCCCACAGAAGGTGCCAAAATCGCTCACTTTTGTTCGATGTGCGGACCAAAATTTTGCTCGATGAAAATCTCTCAAGATATTCGAGATTATGCCGAAAATAAAGGCATTGAAAACTTAGATGAAGCGTTTGAAAACGGGATGCAAGAACAAAGCGATAAATTCAAAGAGACGGCTACACACAGAATCGGTGAGATTTACCAAAAACTCTAA
- a CDS encoding cupin domain-containing protein, protein MNLFDNSDAPQNGEIFETLFESKEVLIERIISSDKQEKKLYKQDHDEWVMIAQGEALLQLEKERKRLKKGDWLLIKQGIRHQVLETTKGTLWLCVHLKHHDK, encoded by the coding sequence ATGAATTTGTTTGACAATAGTGATGCGCCCCAAAATGGTGAGATTTTTGAAACCTTATTTGAGAGTAAAGAGGTGTTGATTGAGCGGATTATTAGTTCGGATAAACAAGAAAAAAAGCTTTACAAACAAGATCATGATGAGTGGGTCATGATCGCTCAAGGCGAAGCGCTTTTGCAATTGGAAAAAGAGCGAAAACGCCTCAAAAAAGGTGATTGGCTTCTCATAAAACAAGGCATCAGGCATCAAGTATTAGAGACAACAAAAGGCACACTGTGGTTGTGTGTGCATCTGAAACATCATGATAAATAA
- the pgeF gene encoding peptidoglycan editing factor PgeF produces MRYCFTDRFGGRSEGRYESFNLALHVGDDPLIVAQNRALLSQKIACENLVFMEQVHGDSISIVRDVSSPKIRRCDALITNLPDVALCVMVADCIPVLLHDSHTQAIAAIHAGRNGVAKKIVNKTIQAMQETYGSSPEDIQVFLGPAIGSCCYEVKEDVTAGFEGYVRHHEGRIYLDIMQKCLDDMCEGGVSAQHINNAQICTCCEENYFSYRRDGVTGRFCGAIVL; encoded by the coding sequence ATGCGGTATTGTTTCACAGACCGCTTTGGCGGCAGGAGCGAGGGGCGTTATGAGAGTTTTAATCTGGCGTTGCATGTTGGTGATGATCCCCTCATCGTAGCGCAAAATCGCGCACTCTTATCTCAAAAAATAGCTTGTGAAAATCTTGTGTTTATGGAACAAGTTCATGGTGATAGTATCTCAATCGTTCGGGATGTCTCTTCTCCTAAAATACGTAGATGCGATGCTTTGATTACCAATTTACCCGATGTTGCTTTGTGCGTGATGGTGGCAGATTGTATTCCTGTTCTGTTACACGATAGCCATACACAAGCTATCGCGGCCATACATGCAGGGCGCAATGGTGTGGCGAAAAAGATTGTCAACAAAACAATACAAGCAATGCAAGAGACCTATGGGAGTAGCCCTGAGGATATTCAAGTATTTTTAGGTCCAGCGATTGGGTCTTGTTGTTATGAAGTCAAAGAAGATGTCACCGCAGGATTTGAGGGATATGTGCGCCATCACGAAGGGCGTATTTACTTGGATATCATGCAAAAATGTTTGGATGATATGTGTGAGGGGGGCGTGAGCGCTCAACACATCAATAACGCTCAGATTTGTACCTGTTGTGAAGAGAATTATTTCTCCTACCGAAGAGACGGGGTGACGGGAAGATTTTGTGGAGCGATAGTTTTATGA
- the ribE gene encoding riboflavin synthase: protein MFTGLIREFATVISYQNSVLTLKANYKPNIGDSIAVNGVCLTVISIGNQTFSVELSNETRGVMAVENLKGRVHIEPAMKLDERLEGHIVQGHVDCVGVIESIHKNQNATDFYITYPKEFAPYIAPKGSIAIDGVSLTINEVNDARFRLTIIPHTFSQTLFGEYKVGTHVNIETDMFARYIYHMIHAKKSLSWDDVDHMMARY, encoded by the coding sequence ATGTTTACAGGACTTATCAGAGAATTTGCAACCGTTATTAGTTATCAAAACAGTGTATTGACGCTAAAAGCCAATTATAAACCCAATATTGGAGATAGCATTGCTGTTAATGGCGTCTGTTTGACCGTGATTTCCATCGGCAATCAAACCTTCTCAGTTGAACTCTCCAACGAAACCAGAGGGGTGATGGCCGTAGAAAACCTCAAAGGACGTGTTCACATCGAGCCGGCTATGAAGCTTGATGAACGCTTAGAGGGACATATCGTGCAAGGGCATGTTGATTGTGTGGGTGTGATTGAATCGATTCACAAAAATCAAAATGCGACCGATTTTTATATCACGTATCCCAAAGAGTTTGCACCCTATATTGCACCCAAAGGCAGTATCGCGATTGATGGGGTGAGTTTGACCATCAATGAGGTCAATGATGCGCGTTTTAGACTCACCATTATCCCCCACACCTTCAGCCAAACGCTCTTTGGCGAATACAAAGTCGGCACTCATGTCAACATCGAAACCGATATGTTTGCCCGCTATATCTACCACATGATTCATGCCAAAAAGAGTCTCAGCTGGGATGATGTAGATCATATGATGGCGCGTTATTAG
- a CDS encoding metal-sulfur cluster assembly factor translates to MVSEENVYDAIKTVIDPEVGFDIYSLGLIYGVRVEDDHAHVTMTLSTRGCPLHEMMKQWTKEAVERIDGISSCDVEIVWEPAWNITMASDEVKKALGAI, encoded by the coding sequence ATGGTGAGTGAAGAAAATGTGTATGATGCAATTAAAACAGTTATCGACCCTGAAGTGGGATTTGATATCTACTCTTTGGGTTTGATTTATGGCGTGCGCGTAGAGGATGACCATGCGCATGTCACGATGACACTCTCGACACGAGGATGTCCTTTGCATGAGATGATGAAACAGTGGACAAAAGAGGCCGTTGAGCGCATTGATGGCATCAGTAGTTGTGACGTTGAGATTGTATGGGAGCCGGCGTGGAATATCACGATGGCAAGTGATGAAGTAAAAAAAGCATTGGGGGCAATATGA
- a CDS encoding isochorismatase family protein has translation MKIPMDNVFALAVDVQEKLFPHINNHEILLENMLKLIKGLKLLEVDFVLNEQYPKGIGHTIAPIKELLQNDVAHEKVTFSCCQTEETMDLIKKEGRKFVIVFGIEAHVCVLQTVLDLIDARLVPILVTDCIGSRKENDKNVAISRMMQAGAIPTTYESLLFELCGSAKHSAFRAISALIK, from the coding sequence ATGAAAATACCTATGGACAATGTGTTTGCTTTGGCGGTGGATGTGCAGGAGAAACTTTTTCCGCACATCAACAACCATGAAATTTTATTGGAAAATATGCTCAAACTCATCAAAGGGTTGAAGCTTTTGGAAGTGGATTTTGTACTAAATGAGCAGTATCCTAAGGGGATTGGACATACGATTGCACCTATCAAAGAATTATTGCAAAATGATGTGGCTCATGAAAAGGTGACCTTTAGTTGTTGCCAAACTGAAGAGACGATGGATTTGATTAAAAAAGAAGGTCGGAAGTTTGTCATCGTATTTGGTATTGAAGCGCACGTTTGTGTTTTGCAAACCGTACTTGATTTGATTGATGCGCGATTGGTGCCTATTTTGGTCACCGATTGTATTGGCTCACGCAAGGAAAATGATAAAAATGTAGCAATTTCACGAATGATGCAAGCAGGCGCCATCCCTACGACCTATGAATCGTTACTTTTTGAACTCTGCGGTAGTGCAAAACACTCCGCTTTTAGGGCAATAAGCGCATTGATTAAATAA